Proteins encoded together in one Actinomycetes bacterium window:
- the tadA gene encoding tRNA adenosine(34) deaminase TadA, whose translation MAEVIDAGAAEADAVHAPDEAWMRLALAEARRAVEEDEVPVGAVVVACDGRVVGRGRNERERSGDPTAHAEVVALREAAANLGTWRLDGCTLVVTLEPCAMCAGALVLARVSRLVMGAWSPDAGAAGSVWDVVRDRRTGHQVEVVPGVLEAECAHVLSGWFAGRRDPGATAST comes from the coding sequence TTGGCTGAAGTCATCGACGCCGGCGCAGCTGAAGCCGACGCCGTGCACGCCCCCGACGAGGCCTGGATGCGCCTGGCCCTGGCCGAGGCGAGGCGGGCGGTCGAGGAGGACGAGGTGCCGGTCGGCGCCGTCGTCGTGGCCTGCGACGGGCGGGTCGTCGGCCGCGGCCGCAACGAGCGCGAGCGGTCGGGCGACCCCACGGCGCACGCCGAAGTGGTCGCGTTGCGGGAGGCGGCGGCGAACCTCGGCACCTGGCGCCTGGACGGCTGCACCCTGGTGGTCACCCTCGAGCCGTGCGCGATGTGCGCCGGCGCCCTGGTCCTCGCCCGTGTCTCGCGGCTGGTCATGGGGGCGTGGAGTCCCGACGCCGGCGCGGCCGGTTCGGTGTGGGACGTCGTGCGGGACCGGCGTACCGGTCATCAGGTCGAGGTGGTGCCGGGGGTGCTGGAAGCTGAGTGCGCGCACGTGCTGTCAGGGTGGTTCGCGGGCCGGCGGGACCCGGGCGCGACTGCCTCCACCTGA
- the upp gene encoding uracil phosphoribosyltransferase, whose product MRTLVVDHPLVAHKLTSLRDERTDSPTFRRLADELVTLLAYEATREVRTVAKKVRTPVGDATGVRLAQPKPLVVPILRAGLGMLDGMVRLLPTAEVGFLGMVRDEATLTASTYANRIPDDLSQRQCYVLDPMLATGGTLIAAVRLLLGRGARDVTAICLLAAPEGLVALEEEFGADVPLHVVMAGLDERLNEKGYIVPGLGDAGDRLYGVV is encoded by the coding sequence ATGCGGACCCTGGTCGTGGACCATCCCCTGGTCGCGCACAAGCTGACCAGCCTGCGCGACGAACGTACCGACTCGCCGACGTTTCGGCGGCTGGCCGACGAGCTGGTCACGCTGCTGGCCTACGAGGCGACCCGTGAGGTCCGTACCGTCGCCAAGAAGGTGCGAACGCCCGTCGGGGACGCGACCGGGGTACGTCTCGCGCAGCCGAAGCCGCTGGTCGTCCCGATCCTGCGAGCGGGGCTGGGCATGCTCGACGGGATGGTGCGCCTGCTGCCCACGGCCGAGGTGGGCTTCCTCGGCATGGTGCGCGACGAGGCGACGCTGACGGCGTCGACGTACGCCAACCGCATCCCCGACGACCTGTCGCAGCGGCAGTGCTACGTGCTGGACCCGATGCTGGCCACCGGGGGGACGCTCATCGCGGCCGTCCGCCTGCTGCTCGGCCGGGGCGCTCGGGACGTGACGGCGATCTGCCTACTCGCCGCACCGGAGGGGCTGGTGGCGCTGGAGGAGGAGTTCGGCGCCGACGTACCGCTGCACGTCGTCATGGCCGGCCTGGACGAGCGCCTCAACGAGAAGGGCTACATCGTCCCCGGGCTCGGCGACGCCGGTGACCGCCTCTACGGCGTGGTCTGA
- a CDS encoding metal ABC transporter permease, translating to MSVASAGSLQPQPSWNLLEDVRQAFMYPFMVNAFRAGAIVAVLAGLIGWFMVLRRQTFAGHTLAIVGYPGAAGAVLVGISATYGLFAFASIAALVIGLVPNTGGRGYSEESAVTGTVQAFALACGFLFVTLYGGFLSGANALLFGSFLGITSDQVIALLLVALAAAAVLAVIARPLLFASIDPDVARARGVPVRGLSIGFLVLLGVAAAEVSQITGTLLVFALLVVPAATAQTWTTRPVLSVLLTVLIGVSVTWISLLVAYYSPYPIGFFLTTFAFAAYLISVGWRRLHTEERRAPLSVRA from the coding sequence ATGTCCGTCGCGTCGGCTGGGAGTCTTCAGCCGCAGCCCAGCTGGAACCTGCTCGAGGACGTCCGCCAGGCGTTCATGTACCCGTTCATGGTCAACGCGTTCCGGGCCGGCGCCATCGTCGCCGTGCTCGCCGGACTCATCGGCTGGTTCATGGTCCTGCGTCGACAGACCTTCGCCGGGCACACACTGGCCATTGTTGGTTACCCGGGCGCCGCCGGCGCGGTCCTGGTCGGCATCAGCGCCACCTACGGACTGTTCGCCTTCGCATCCATCGCAGCACTGGTCATTGGCCTGGTCCCCAACACCGGCGGCCGCGGATACAGCGAGGAGTCGGCAGTCACCGGCACCGTCCAAGCCTTCGCCCTAGCCTGTGGGTTCCTGTTCGTCACCCTCTACGGCGGATTCCTCAGCGGCGCCAACGCACTACTGTTTGGCAGCTTTCTGGGCATCACCAGCGATCAGGTCATTGCCCTGCTCCTCGTTGCACTCGCCGCCGCCGCCGTACTCGCAGTCATCGCCAGGCCGCTGCTGTTCGCCTCGATCGACCCTGACGTCGCGCGTGCCCGCGGCGTACCCGTGCGTGGCCTGTCCATCGGCTTCCTGGTGCTTCTGGGCGTCGCAGCCGCCGAGGTCAGCCAGATCACCGGGACCCTGCTGGTGTTCGCCCTGCTGGTTGTCCCCGCCGCGACTGCCCAGACCTGGACCACTCGGCCAGTACTGAGCGTCTTGCTCACCGTCCTCATCGGGGTCTCGGTGACCTGGATCTCGTTGCTGGTGGCCTACTACTCGCCGTACCCGATCGGGTTCTTCCTGACCACCTTCGCGTTCGCGGCATATCTCATCTCCGTCGGATGGCGCAGGCTGCATACCGAGGAGCGCCGTGCGCCACTATCGGTGCGCGCATGA
- a CDS encoding NAD(P) transhydrogenase subunit alpha, whose translation MDGIGLLTVFVLSVFVGFEVISKVSTTLHTPLMSGANAIHGVILVGAIVVTGHAHGLELGLGLVAVVLATVNMVGGFVVTDRMLQMFKPRQAPKATPDGRPQA comes from the coding sequence ATGGACGGCATCGGCCTGCTCACGGTCTTCGTGCTCTCGGTGTTCGTCGGCTTCGAGGTCATCTCGAAGGTCTCGACGACCCTGCACACCCCGCTGATGTCGGGCGCCAACGCCATCCATGGCGTGATCCTCGTCGGGGCGATCGTGGTCACCGGTCACGCGCACGGCCTCGAGCTCGGGCTCGGACTGGTGGCCGTCGTACTGGCCACGGTGAACATGGTCGGGGGCTTCGTGGTCACCGACCGGATGCTGCAGATGTTCAAGCCGAGACAGGCGCCCAAGGCCACCCCGGACGGGAGACCTCAGGCGTGA
- a CDS encoding metal ABC transporter permease yields MSGSGTLLATGTGLTELFSHAFMVDALLAGVPIAALAGLVGYFMVLRSQIFTGDALSHAAFTGALGALAFGIDARLGLFTVTLAVAAGLGLLGNHGRADDVVIGTVFAWVLGLGVLALSVYASSYHATSNGAAGVTVLFGSIFGISSTQATLAAAIAFVLIGLMLGIARPLLFASLDQAIAAARGVPVRGLGVVFLLIVGATAAEATQAVGALLLLGLLAAPAGAAQRLTTRPYVGMTLAAALSMLAMVTGLLTSYLIPKVPPSFAILAVATLIYAATFLRRINYPSTGTNTAPSEQVDRPDRSHSGVPG; encoded by the coding sequence ATGAGCGGCTCGGGCACCCTCCTCGCAACCGGAACCGGGCTAACCGAGCTGTTCAGCCACGCCTTCATGGTCGACGCGCTCCTCGCCGGCGTGCCGATTGCAGCCCTCGCCGGGCTCGTCGGCTACTTCATGGTGCTTCGCAGCCAGATCTTCACCGGTGACGCGCTCAGCCACGCCGCCTTCACCGGCGCTCTGGGCGCTTTGGCCTTCGGGATCGACGCCCGGCTCGGGCTGTTCACCGTCACTCTTGCGGTCGCAGCCGGACTCGGACTACTCGGCAACCACGGCCGCGCCGACGACGTCGTGATCGGCACCGTGTTCGCCTGGGTTCTCGGACTGGGCGTGCTCGCCCTGTCGGTCTACGCCTCCAGCTACCACGCCACCTCCAACGGCGCAGCCGGCGTCACCGTCCTGTTCGGCTCGATATTCGGAATCAGCTCAACCCAGGCGACCCTGGCAGCCGCAATCGCCTTCGTCCTAATAGGACTGATGCTCGGCATCGCTCGACCCCTCCTCTTCGCCAGCCTCGATCAGGCAATCGCGGCCGCCCGCGGCGTGCCCGTGCGTGGCCTCGGGGTCGTCTTCCTGCTGATCGTCGGCGCCACCGCAGCCGAAGCGACCCAAGCCGTCGGCGCACTTCTGCTGCTGGGCCTGCTCGCCGCACCCGCCGGAGCCGCGCAACGCCTGACCACACGTCCGTACGTCGGGATGACCCTCGCAGCCGCCCTATCGATGCTCGCCATGGTCACCGGACTGCTCACCAGCTACCTCATCCCGAAGGTGCCGCCCAGCTTCGCGATCCTCGCGGTCGCGACCCTGATCTACGCAGCCACGTTCCTGCGGCGTATCAACTACCCATCAACCGGCACCAACACCGCCCCCTCCGAGCAGGTTGACCGCCCAGACCGGTCCCACAGCGGAGTCCCCGGATGA
- a CDS encoding NAD(P)(+) transhydrogenase (Re/Si-specific) subunit beta, whose product MSDTWVRLLYLVAAVCFILALKGLSSPRTARNGNLIGAAGAALAVIVTIVHEDLDAQHLLLVLVAIAVGAAVAVPAARRVAMTAMPQLVAMFNGVGGAAAALVALIEFDDGGSHASSRYLAASAFTVLVGSVSFSGSVVTFLKLQELITTRPVVVPFGRWVSIGVALAAVALAVAVVPSRSMAVLVALALVSLVLGVLFVLPVGGADVPIVISLLNAFTGLSVAASGYVLNNVLLLVAGTLVGASGTLLTRMMATAMGRPLTKTLFGAFSGASTIGGGTVSDRPVRSGSPEDVAILLGYARRVVIVPGYGLAVAQGQHALRELADLLGERGVDVIYGIHPVAGRMPGHMNVLLAEANVPYEALHEAEEVNPQLASTDVALVVGANDVVNPAARTDPGCPIYGMPILDVAQAANVVFLKRSMRPGFAGIDNELLYQPNTTLLFGDAKDSLTKVVAAVKGL is encoded by the coding sequence GTGAGCGACACGTGGGTCCGGCTGCTGTACCTGGTCGCAGCCGTCTGCTTCATCCTCGCCCTCAAGGGGCTCTCCTCGCCGAGGACGGCCCGCAACGGCAACCTGATCGGCGCTGCGGGCGCGGCGCTCGCCGTCATCGTGACGATCGTTCACGAGGACCTCGACGCCCAGCACCTCTTGCTCGTCCTCGTCGCGATCGCCGTGGGCGCGGCAGTGGCCGTCCCGGCGGCCCGCCGCGTGGCGATGACCGCGATGCCCCAGCTGGTCGCCATGTTCAACGGCGTTGGTGGAGCCGCTGCCGCACTCGTCGCCCTCATCGAGTTCGACGACGGCGGGTCCCACGCCTCGAGCCGCTACCTCGCGGCGAGCGCGTTCACCGTGCTCGTCGGGTCCGTCTCGTTCAGCGGCTCGGTGGTCACCTTCCTCAAGCTGCAGGAGCTCATCACGACCCGCCCAGTCGTCGTGCCGTTCGGGCGCTGGGTCTCGATCGGGGTCGCCCTCGCTGCCGTGGCGCTCGCGGTCGCCGTGGTGCCTTCGAGGTCGATGGCCGTACTGGTCGCCCTGGCGCTGGTCTCGCTGGTGCTGGGTGTGCTGTTCGTGCTGCCCGTCGGCGGCGCCGACGTACCCATCGTCATCTCACTGCTCAACGCCTTCACCGGCCTCAGCGTGGCCGCGAGCGGCTACGTCCTGAACAACGTGCTGCTCCTCGTGGCCGGCACCCTCGTCGGGGCCTCCGGCACGCTGCTGACCCGGATGATGGCCACGGCCATGGGGCGCCCTCTGACCAAGACCCTGTTCGGTGCGTTCTCCGGCGCCTCGACGATCGGTGGCGGAACGGTGAGCGACCGCCCGGTCCGCTCGGGCAGCCCGGAGGACGTCGCCATCCTGCTCGGGTACGCCCGCAGGGTGGTCATCGTCCCCGGGTACGGCCTGGCCGTCGCCCAGGGCCAGCACGCCCTGCGCGAGCTCGCCGACCTGCTCGGGGAACGCGGCGTCGACGTCATCTACGGCATCCACCCGGTGGCCGGCCGCATGCCCGGCCACATGAACGTCCTGCTGGCCGAGGCGAACGTCCCCTACGAGGCGCTGCACGAGGCCGAGGAGGTCAACCCGCAGCTGGCATCGACGGATGTCGCGCTCGTCGTGGGAGCCAACGACGTCGTCAACCCGGCGGCCCGTACCGACCCTGGCTGCCCGATCTACGGCATGCCGATCCTCGACGTCGCGCAGGCGGCGAACGTGGTCTTCCTCAAGCGCTCGATGCGCCCCGGCTTCGCCGGCATCGACAACGAGCTGCTGTACCAACCGAACACCACCCTGCTCTTCGGTGACGCCAAGGACTCCCTCACCAAGGTCGTCGCCGCCGTCAAGGGCCTGTAG
- a CDS encoding ABC transporter ATP-binding protein has product MDSPDDTVIELHDAAVRLGDRTLWSGVDVDVRSGEFVAVLGPNGVGKSTLVKVILGLLPLSAGSIRVLGGAPGSMNQQIGYLPQRRSFDPQLRIRGTDVVRLGLDGDRWGIPLPGGRRVSPRARAAATRVEEVIDLVDAAAYAGRPVGRLSGGEQQRLLIAQALASEPRLLLLDEPLDSLDLPNQSAVAALIARICEREGVTVLMVAHDVNPILSYLDRVVYIASGGAAVGTPAQVITGPTLTRLYDNPIEVLTTSDGRLVVVGQPEAPAHHADRHAP; this is encoded by the coding sequence GTGGACAGTCCGGACGACACGGTCATCGAGCTCCACGACGCCGCCGTCCGGTTGGGCGACCGGACGCTGTGGAGCGGCGTGGACGTGGACGTCCGCTCCGGGGAGTTCGTCGCGGTGCTGGGGCCCAACGGTGTCGGCAAGTCCACGCTGGTCAAGGTCATCCTGGGGCTCCTGCCGCTGTCGGCTGGCTCGATCCGCGTCCTAGGGGGCGCGCCTGGCTCGATGAACCAGCAGATCGGGTACCTGCCGCAGAGGCGCAGTTTCGACCCGCAGCTGCGGATCCGGGGCACCGATGTGGTCCGGCTGGGACTGGACGGCGACCGCTGGGGCATCCCGCTGCCCGGTGGCCGGCGAGTCAGTCCGCGCGCCCGAGCCGCTGCCACCCGGGTCGAGGAGGTCATCGACTTGGTCGACGCGGCCGCCTACGCCGGCCGCCCGGTCGGGCGGCTCTCTGGGGGGGAACAACAACGCCTGCTGATCGCGCAGGCGCTCGCATCCGAACCGCGCCTCCTGTTGCTGGACGAGCCGTTGGACAGCCTGGACCTGCCCAACCAGAGCGCCGTCGCAGCGTTGATCGCCCGGATCTGCGAACGGGAAGGCGTGACGGTGCTGATGGTGGCTCACGACGTGAACCCGATCCTCAGCTACCTGGACCGGGTCGTGTACATAGCCTCCGGCGGAGCAGCCGTCGGCACTCCGGCACAGGTGATCACCGGCCCTACCCTCACTCGGTTGTACGACAACCCGATCGAGGTCCTCACCACATCAGACGGACGCCTGGTCGTCGTCGGCCAACCCGAGGCCCCCGCCCACCACGCCGACCGGCACGCACCATGA
- a CDS encoding Fur family transcriptional regulator has protein sequence MARTGPPIRLTRQRAAVSAVLDEIDDFRSAQQVHDLLRQRGDRVGLTTVYRSLQMLADAHEVDVLRSADGEIAYRRCSTGHHHHHLVCRRCGRTVEVDGPAVERWAQRVAGDNGFVDVSHTLEIFGTCADCAALT, from the coding sequence ATCGCCAGGACGGGGCCTCCGATCCGCTTGACCCGCCAACGCGCCGCCGTGTCAGCGGTGCTCGACGAGATCGACGACTTTCGCAGCGCCCAGCAGGTCCACGACCTGCTCAGGCAGCGTGGCGACCGTGTCGGGCTGACCACCGTCTACCGGTCGCTGCAGATGCTGGCTGACGCCCACGAGGTCGACGTCCTGCGAAGTGCCGACGGGGAGATCGCCTACCGCCGTTGCAGCACCGGTCACCACCACCACCACCTCGTCTGTCGTCGCTGCGGGCGCACTGTGGAGGTGGACGGCCCCGCGGTCGAGCGCTGGGCCCAACGGGTTGCCGGCGACAACGGATTCGTTGACGTCAGCCACACCTTGGAGATCTTCGGCACGTGCGCCGACTGC
- a CDS encoding zinc ABC transporter substrate-binding protein, producing MRTRIRVLAGLSAALVVSVTGCSTGSSPSGATSSATGSAAATSRVIQVVAAENFWGSIAAQLGGKHVKVTNIIDNPDADPHDYEPTAADGRAIAGADFVLINGIGYDTWATKLADANPNSSRTELTVGELLGVAAGGNPHRWYNPDDVQKVVDAIATDYEKLDPADAAYFEAQQAAFEDTATADYKSVIADIKAKYSGTPVGASESIFAMIAPALGLNLLTPPDFLKAISEGTDPTAADKATIDEQIKDKKIKVYVYNSQNATPDIQRQVDEAKAAGIPVSTITETMTPATDTWEQWQTTQLRKLRDALAQAAGS from the coding sequence GTGCGCACCAGGATCCGTGTTCTCGCCGGACTCTCGGCCGCCCTCGTTGTGTCTGTGACCGGCTGCAGCACCGGTTCCTCGCCGAGCGGAGCGACCTCGTCGGCGACCGGATCTGCGGCCGCGACGTCCAGGGTGATCCAGGTGGTCGCTGCAGAGAACTTCTGGGGAAGCATCGCAGCGCAGCTCGGGGGCAAGCACGTAAAGGTCACCAACATCATCGACAACCCGGATGCGGACCCACACGACTACGAGCCCACAGCCGCGGACGGGCGTGCAATCGCTGGGGCGGACTTCGTCCTGATCAACGGGATTGGCTACGACACGTGGGCTACCAAGCTGGCAGACGCCAACCCGAATTCCTCACGCACGGAGTTGACGGTGGGGGAGCTGCTCGGGGTTGCGGCGGGTGGCAACCCGCATCGCTGGTACAACCCCGACGACGTGCAGAAGGTCGTGGATGCGATCGCGACGGACTACGAGAAGCTCGATCCGGCCGACGCAGCGTACTTCGAGGCCCAGCAGGCCGCCTTCGAAGACACCGCGACTGCGGACTACAAGTCGGTGATCGCCGACATCAAGGCCAAGTACTCCGGCACGCCAGTCGGAGCCTCGGAGTCGATCTTCGCGATGATCGCGCCGGCGCTCGGGCTGAACCTGCTCACGCCACCGGACTTCCTCAAGGCGATCAGCGAGGGCACCGATCCGACGGCGGCGGACAAGGCGACGATCGACGAGCAGATCAAGGACAAGAAGATCAAGGTGTATGTGTACAACTCGCAGAACGCCACTCCGGACATCCAGCGGCAGGTCGATGAGGCGAAGGCGGCCGGCATCCCGGTGTCCACCATCACCGAGACGATGACTCCTGCGACTGACACGTGGGAGCAGTGGCAGACCACGCAACTGCGTAAGTTGCGGGACGCGTTGGCCCAGGCGGCAGGCTCTTGA
- a CDS encoding NAD(P) transhydrogenase subunit alpha, producing MRIGVPAESRPGERRVALVPEHVQRLVKDGHEVAVERGAGRAALADDDAYVAAGAHPCDEAEALAADVVVHVAALDPARIARLAPTGVTLGFCSPTGEPAAVRAALARGVTSFAFELLPRISRAQSMDALSSQALVTGYRSALVAADRLPRFFPLLMTAAGTVPPAKVLVLGAGVAGLQAIATARRLGAVVEAYDVRAAAAEEVRSMGATFVELDLDSLEGAGGYAREMTEDRAQRQRELLAPYVAAADALILTAAVPGRRAPLLVTGDMVAGMKPGSVVVDLAAESGGNCDVSRPGEEVDHHGVLVWGARDVASQLPVHAAKLYSANVFALLALLAGEDGSLAPRWEDEIVAGSWVTRDGTLRDGITLPGEDPA from the coding sequence ATGAGGATCGGGGTCCCCGCCGAGTCGCGCCCGGGCGAGCGCCGGGTCGCCCTCGTGCCCGAGCACGTCCAGCGGCTGGTGAAGGACGGTCACGAGGTCGCCGTCGAGCGCGGGGCCGGCCGGGCAGCCCTCGCGGACGACGACGCCTACGTCGCCGCGGGCGCGCACCCCTGCGACGAGGCCGAGGCGCTCGCCGCCGACGTCGTCGTCCACGTCGCCGCCCTGGACCCCGCGCGCATCGCGCGGCTGGCCCCGACCGGCGTGACGCTCGGCTTCTGCTCGCCGACCGGCGAGCCGGCAGCCGTACGCGCCGCGCTCGCGCGCGGCGTCACCAGCTTCGCCTTCGAGCTGTTGCCCCGGATCTCGCGCGCCCAGTCGATGGACGCGCTGTCCTCCCAGGCCCTGGTGACCGGCTATCGCTCGGCGCTGGTCGCCGCGGACCGGCTGCCGCGCTTCTTCCCGCTCCTCATGACCGCCGCGGGCACCGTCCCGCCCGCCAAGGTGCTCGTCCTGGGTGCCGGCGTGGCCGGCCTGCAGGCGATCGCGACCGCCCGGCGGCTCGGCGCCGTCGTTGAGGCCTACGACGTGCGGGCCGCGGCGGCCGAGGAGGTCCGCTCCATGGGCGCGACGTTCGTCGAGCTCGACCTGGACTCCCTGGAGGGCGCCGGGGGGTACGCCCGGGAGATGACCGAGGACCGCGCGCAGCGGCAGCGCGAGCTGCTGGCGCCGTACGTCGCTGCCGCCGACGCCCTCATCCTCACCGCGGCCGTCCCCGGGCGCCGCGCCCCGCTGCTGGTGACCGGCGACATGGTCGCCGGGATGAAGCCCGGGTCGGTCGTCGTCGACCTCGCCGCCGAGAGCGGCGGCAACTGCGACGTCTCGCGCCCCGGCGAGGAGGTCGACCACCACGGCGTGCTGGTGTGGGGCGCGCGGGACGTCGCCTCGCAGCTGCCCGTACACGCCGCCAAGCTGTACTCCGCGAACGTCTTCGCGCTCCTCGCGCTGCTGGCCGGCGAGGACGGCTCGCTCGCGCCCCGGTGGGAGGACGAGATCGTGGCCGGGTCCTGGGTGACCCGGGACGGGACGTTGCGCGACGGAATCACCCTGCCCGGGGAGGACCCCGCCTGA
- a CDS encoding CHAP domain-containing protein, producing MLAAAMLAAGTDHAVATDGAPDGQPGASAAGLLPLPAWWHGKVCDTGLSPGSKPLGASLDGVMACGPMPSDGAGEALVRFPDGWGEKEWQCVELAMRWLYLAYGVKTYQANGNQVVSHYRTAYGGGLVKVTNGTVGEAPATGDVLSFAGTTSNPYGHTAVVIGSTVDASGNGAISLMEQNFHADGSATLPVKGWVVKTVATDGSRYPGAVSWLHHPLPLDLTLTTSSARLATGSTVTVTAHAAQGGRPLAGVSVQLMASTVDGTELFLPDVTTDASGDAAFSFPAELDTTFRAHAASSWANPDTYSPPASVSVHALVSIRVPAARPAAGDRIQIHGIATPARPGLVVQRQRLVHGSWVTLASAITDAKGRVVFEITPGRKHTLYTYRLRIQPSPGLGGAVSTVATVRTLK from the coding sequence GTGCTGGCAGCCGCCATGCTCGCGGCGGGCACCGACCACGCTGTGGCTACCGACGGGGCACCCGACGGCCAGCCAGGGGCGTCGGCCGCAGGCTTGCTGCCACTGCCCGCGTGGTGGCATGGAAAGGTCTGCGACACGGGGCTAAGCCCGGGATCGAAGCCACTGGGCGCGAGCCTGGACGGGGTGATGGCCTGCGGTCCGATGCCCTCGGACGGCGCGGGCGAGGCATTGGTGCGGTTCCCCGACGGGTGGGGCGAGAAGGAATGGCAGTGCGTCGAGTTGGCGATGCGCTGGCTATACCTGGCCTACGGGGTCAAGACCTACCAAGCCAACGGCAACCAGGTCGTCAGCCATTATCGGACCGCCTATGGCGGTGGGCTGGTCAAGGTCACCAACGGCACGGTGGGCGAGGCCCCCGCAACGGGTGACGTCTTGTCCTTCGCGGGCACCACGAGTAACCCATACGGGCACACGGCCGTGGTGATCGGCTCCACCGTTGATGCCTCGGGCAATGGCGCGATCTCACTCATGGAGCAGAACTTTCACGCTGACGGCAGCGCCACCCTCCCGGTCAAGGGTTGGGTCGTGAAGACGGTGGCCACGGATGGGTCCCGCTACCCCGGTGCAGTGTCCTGGCTGCACCATCCTTTGCCGCTTGACCTGACCCTGACGACCTCGTCGGCGCGGCTCGCCACCGGCTCCACGGTCACGGTGACCGCCCACGCGGCGCAAGGTGGGCGTCCGCTGGCCGGAGTCTCGGTGCAGCTGATGGCCAGCACCGTCGACGGCACGGAGCTGTTCCTACCCGATGTGACCACGGATGCCTCGGGGGACGCAGCGTTCAGTTTTCCCGCAGAGCTGGACACCACATTCAGGGCACATGCTGCCTCGAGCTGGGCTAACCCGGACACCTACTCCCCGCCCGCCTCGGTCTCGGTGCACGCTCTGGTGTCGATCCGCGTTCCAGCCGCGCGCCCCGCGGCCGGGGACCGGATCCAGATCCATGGCATCGCGACACCTGCGCGTCCGGGTCTGGTGGTCCAGCGGCAGCGGCTGGTCCATGGCAGCTGGGTCACCCTCGCTAGCGCGATCACCGACGCCAAGGGCCGGGTCGTGTTCGAGATCACTCCAGGCCGCAAACACACCCTGTACACCTACCGGCTGCGGATCCAACCCAGCCCCGGTCTCGGCGGGGCCGTCTCCACCGTGGCCACCGTCCGCACCCTCAAGTGA
- a CDS encoding tRNA adenosine deaminase-associated protein, producing the protein MDASALDDAAIDFAIAAVREDGIWQVSPLPPRTGAELEAFLHALRQQPGEVGTLGFVSVAEDFFVAARVRGEEVRLLLSDVTCVPDWPLAAEVLVRLGLSAPEGPELEESTPAGDLEIFADLGLPAMELAMLCEDLDLYPDEQIGSIATRLGFGEQYETIVDAALG; encoded by the coding sequence ATGGACGCGAGCGCCCTCGACGATGCCGCGATCGACTTCGCGATCGCCGCGGTCCGCGAGGACGGGATCTGGCAGGTCTCCCCGCTGCCGCCGCGGACGGGTGCCGAGCTCGAGGCGTTCCTCCACGCCCTGCGCCAGCAGCCCGGCGAGGTGGGCACGCTGGGATTCGTGTCGGTGGCCGAGGACTTCTTCGTCGCGGCGAGGGTGCGCGGCGAGGAGGTACGTCTGCTGCTCTCCGACGTGACCTGCGTCCCCGACTGGCCGCTGGCGGCCGAGGTGCTGGTCCGGCTCGGGCTCAGCGCCCCCGAGGGTCCGGAGCTGGAGGAGTCGACGCCTGCGGGCGACCTGGAGATCTTCGCCGACCTCGGGCTGCCGGCGATGGAGCTGGCCATGCTGTGCGAGGACCTCGACCTCTATCCCGACGAGCAGATCGGCTCCATCGCCACCCGGCTCGGCTTCGGGGAGCAGTACGAGACGATCGTCGACGCAGCCCTTGGCTGA